The Triticum aestivum cultivar Chinese Spring chromosome 3A, IWGSC CS RefSeq v2.1, whole genome shotgun sequence genome includes a region encoding these proteins:
- the LOC123060586 gene encoding monoacylglycerol lipase, producing METGGDEMMMTSGATGRIVPVFRSVLSRRALLRLAVALHSLFLWLLLLVGRRRRPDAASPAVEPGRLGRARSRRRAAEEEDVRRRRALAEEVPMAEEEDGDGRTCGTFVVAGARRNALFCRVWAPAAGAEMRGVLLIVHGLNEHSGRYLHFAEQLTSCGFGVYAMDWIGHGGSDGLHGYVPSLDYVIEDMEVLLDKIMLENPDVPCFLLGHSTGGAVVLKASLYAHIRTRLEGIILTSPAVRVKPAHPIVGAVAPIFSLIAPKFQFKGANKRGIPVSRDPAALLAKYSDPLVYTGPIRVRTGHEILRISSYLLHNLKKATVPFMVLHGTADRVTDPLASQELYTEAASRHKDLRLYEGFLHDLLFEPERDEIAADIIGWMDRTLGLQAV from the exons ATGGAGACGGGCGGCGACGAGATGATGATGACCTCGGGCGCCACGGGCCGGATCGTGCCCGTCTTCCGCTCCGTGCTGTCCCGCCGCGCGCTGCTCCGCCTGGCCGTCGCGCTCCACTCGCTCTTCCTCTGGCTGCTGCTCctcgtcggccgccgccgccgccccgacgccgcgagcCCGGCGGTGGAGCCCGGCCGGCTCGGGAGGGCCAGGAGCCGGCGCagggccgcggaggaggaggacgtgCGCCGCCGCCGGGCGCTCGCGGAGGAGGTGCCCAtggcggaggaggaggacggggacgggagGACGTGCGGCACCTTCGTCGTCGCCGGGGCCAGGCGGAACGCGCTCTTCTGCCGCGTCTGGGCGCCGGCGGCCGGCGCCGAGATGAG GGGCGTTCTGCTCATCGTACATGGGCTCAATGAGCATAG TGGGAGGTATTTGCATTTTGCCGAGCAGCTAACGTCATGTGGCTTTGGAGTATATGCAATGGATTGGATAG GTCATGGTGGCAGTGATGGTCTGCACGGTTATGTTCCTTCACTTGATTATGTTATAGAAGACATG GAAGTACTCCTTGATAAAATTATGCTGGAGAATCCAGATGTTCCTTGTTTTCTACTCGGTCATTCAACTGGTGGAGCTGTTGTTTTAAAG GCGTCGCTGTACGCTCACATCAGAACCAGACTGGAAGGGATCATCCTGACTTCACCAGCTGTGCGTGTAAAACCAGCGCATCCGATTGTTGGG GCCGTGGCACCGATATTCTCTCTGATAGCACCCAAGTTCCAATTCAAGGGAGCAAACAAGCGGGGCATTCCGGTGTCTCGCGACCCCGCCGCGCTGCTGGCGAAGTACTCTGACCCACTGGTCTACACCGGGCCGATCAGGGTCCGGACGGGCCATGAGATCCTGCGCATATCCTCCTACCTGCTGCACAACCTGAAGAAGGCGACTGTCCCGTTCATGGTCCTGCATGGCACCGCGGACCGGGTGACGGACCCGCTGGCCTCGCAGGAGCTCTACACGGAGGCCGCGTCGAGGCACAAGGACCTGAGGCTGTACGAGGGGTTCCTCCACGACCTGCTCTTCGAGCCCGAGCGCGACGAGATCGCCGCCGACATCATCGGGTGGATGGACCGGACGCTCGGTCTGCAGGCTGTATGA